A segment of the Prochlorococcus marinus CUG1416 genome:
AAATAATGCTTTAGGGTTTTCTTATGCTGCTCAAAATGAATTTAAAAAAGCAATTAAACACTATAACTCTGCAATAAAATCACTCCCAGAATATCCGATAGCCTTAAATAATCTTGCATCAGCACAACAGCGTTTATTGGAATATGACATGGCATATGCGACTTATCAGAAGGTTTTAGTTATAGATCCAAAAAACAAAACCGCAATTAAAAAAAGTAAGGAATTAGAAAAAAGAAATAACTACAAACCTTATGAAGGTATAAAAGATAAAGGATTTTAAATATGGAAAATTATTCATCTTTACGAATTGGAGGAAAACAATTTTCCAGTAGATTAATGGTAGG
Coding sequences within it:
- a CDS encoding tetratricopeptide repeat protein — encoded protein: MEISSFQSYLIILFVVLIIISIFVLRQFLRTRSEELNLVKFEQKGLDALNEATELYEFGSVQIKKRLYSEATKTFLKAIDNYENEPDEAKAIINNALGFSYAAQNEFKKAIKHYNSAIKSLPEYPIALNNLASAQQRLLEYDMAYATYQKVLVIDPKNKTAIKKSKELEKRNNYKPYEGIKDKGF